One part of the Humulus lupulus chromosome 9, drHumLupu1.1, whole genome shotgun sequence genome encodes these proteins:
- the LOC133799330 gene encoding putative disease resistance protein RGA3 produces the protein MDLHRIRKNYVYSDFMLDFIVPLEKHFSSRVLKGYCLLGYPYIAKVESKKPEEGQFYLGTTLCRFGIAEFSVVTELNFGNTPSPDELRKHLSSDRVIAKYFNGDTLSIEAQSIAMAEALVSGLIKELVSLAFQGLNEEVRLVKDVDEDVQQLKTNLEAIHAVLEDAERRQFSDQSVRKWVDRLKDVSFDMDNVLDEWSTAILKLKIDQKQQGEHASSSRTSINEKVCLSIPSPFSCFKSKVNRITLRHDIAHKIKGLNKKLDRIAREKDRFQLSTTTLEQPMERPRTTSFVIETDVFGRNNDKDKLVSRLLAEDSCTHQDQTFNIIPIIGMGGMGKTTLAQLVYNDKKVKDHFDLRIWVCVSEPFEEIKIAKAIVESIEGSAPNINELENLLQYMHKCIEGKRYLLILDDVWTEDRQKWEQLRIPLKYGGVGSRILVTTRKKEVVVVMEVTAESVITLEELSEEHCWRIFKKLAFFERNEDECRVLEEVGQKIARKAKGSPLVAKILGSLMCFKKTKTQWEDVLSSELWQSKDFENIFTPFFLSYYDLSAKEKRCFSYCSIFPKDYEFVRDQLVGMWMSQSFVGCGNNSKKEGHDCFETLVMRSFFQDFRKDLDGVITRCKMHDIVHDFAQFLTSDECVTLVVDDNIEEELKLLDEKARHLCLEVGAGTKVPVMKYKGMNQKNLRSLLVLPYTGTTISDDASLFSDLVFLRTLTLRRCGIKKLPKSIGNLLHLRYLNLVGNGVLEELPETLCDLCNLQTLNLSYCSSLSRLPERMEKLLNLKHLYLRECFKLKGLSKGIGNLTCLQTLDMLAIPNDENKNKGEYFDIQDLEKMKSLRFSNVFQIKDCGNIKNVEDAKKIDLKKNDQISFLILDFGRIEDQNNEFGDDIKIFEALEPHTNLKMLRIEDFMGASLSPRPKWLMSLVNLKQICLYSCVNCEILPSFGKLPVLEKLSVSGMNNVKKLGLEFYGIEEKKDQEDGDTEMDRVKVGMEQHYINNKNNAMSNALGILEMSESTRTTSVFANNNLTQTIIHT, from the exons ATGGACCTCCATAGGATTCGAAAGAATTATGTCTATTCTGATTTT atGCTTGATTTCATTGTACCATTGGAGAAGCACTTTTCTAGTCGTGTCCTTAAGGGGTATTgcttacttggatacccttatatAGCA AAGGTGGAAAGCAAGAAGCCTGAAGAGGGCCAGTTCTACTTGGGAACCACTCTTTGCAGATTTGGGATTGCAGAGTTTTCCGTAGTCACCGAGCTGAATTTTGGGAACACCCCGTCCCCAGATGAGTTGAGaaagcatctttcaagtgatcgggtCATCGCAAAATACTTTAATGGTGAT ACTCTAAGCATTGAAGCTCAAAGCATTGCCATGGCTGAGGCTCTAGTTTCTGGTCTCATAAAGGAGCTTGTTTCACTCGCTTTTCAAGGACTTAATGAAGAGGTAAGACTGGTGAAGGACGTGGATGAAGATGTTCAACAGCTGAAGACCAATCTCGAAGCTATTCATGCTGTGCTCGAAGATGCGGAAAGAAGACAATTTTCTGATCAAAGCGTGAGAAAATGGGTGGATAGGCTGAAAGATGTGTCGTTCGACATGGATAACGTGTTGGATGAGTGGAGCACTGCTATTTTGAAACTCAAAATAGATCAGAAACAACAAGGTGAACATgcttcttcttctcgaactagcatTAATGAGAAGGTATGCCTCTCTATTCCATCACCTTTTTCTTGTTTCAAATCCAAAGTTAATCGAATTACTCTGCGTCATGACATCGCTCACAAAATCAAAGGCCTCAATAAAAAGCTAGATAGGATTGCTAGAGAGAAAGATAGGTTTCAACTTAGCACAACAACCTTAGAGCAACCTATGGAGCGACCTAGGACAACCTCGTTTGTTATTGAAACTGACGTGTTTGGGCGAAATAATGATAAGGACAAGTTGGTTAGTAGGTTGTTAGCTGAGGATAGTTGTACTCATCAGGATCAAACCTTCAATATTATTCCTATTATAGGTATGGGGGGAATGGGGAAGACTACTCTAGCCCAGTTGGTGTATAATGATAAGAAGGTCAAGGATCACTTCGATCTTAGAATTTGGGTATGTGTTTCGGAACCATTTGAAGAGATTAAGATTGCAAAAGCCATTGTTGAATCCATTGAAGGTAGTGCCCCAAATATCAATGAATTAGAAAACTTGCTCCAATATATGCATAAGTGTATCGAAGGAAAGAGGTATCTTCTTATCTTGGATGATGTGTGGACTGAGGATAGGCAGAAGTGGGAGCAATTAAGGATTCCTTTGAAGTATGGTGGTGTGGGAAGTAGAATACTTGTAACTACAAGGAAAAAGGAAGTTGTTGTTGTAATGGAAGTCACAGCGGAGAGCGTGATTACATTGGAGGAGCTGTCTGAAGAGCATTGTTGGAGAATATTTAAGAAACTTGCATTCTTTGAAAGAAATGAGGATGAGTGTCGTGTACTAGAAGAAGTTGGTCAAAAAATTGCTAGAAAGGCCAAGGGTTCACCTCTTGTTGCAAAAATTTTGGGAAGTCTCATGTGCTTTAAAAAGACCAAAACTCAATGGGAGGATGTTCTAAGTAGTGAATTGTGGCAATCCAAGGATTTTGAAAACATCTTTACTCCTTTCTTCTTAAGTTATTATGACTTGTCCGCAAAAGAAAAACGATGTTTCTCGTATTGTTCAATATTTCCAAAGGATTATGAATTTGTCAGAGATCAATTGGTTGGGATGTGGATGTCGCAAAGTTTTGTAGGATGTGGCAATAACTCAAAAAAAGAAGGTCATGATTGTTTTGAAACTTTAGTCATGAGATCCTTCTTTCAAGATTTTAGAAAAGATCTTGATGGCGTTATCACCCGTTGCAAGATGCATGACATAGTGCATGACTTTGCTCAATTTTTGACAAGTGATGAATGTGTCACTTTGGTAGTTGATGACAATATTGAAGAGGAGTTGAAACTACTTGATGAAAAGGCTCGTCATTTGTGCTTGGAAGTCGGAGCTGGCACAAAAGTTCCTGTCATGAAATACAAAGGAATGAATCAAAAGAATCTTCGCTCCTTACTTGTTTTGCCATACACAGGAACTACTATTAGTGATGATGCATCACTGTTCTCAGATCTTGTATTCCTTCGAACATTAACTTTGAGAAGATGTGGGATCAAGAAATTACCAAAGAGTATTGGAAATTTGTTACATTTGAGATATCTGAATTTAGTCGGCAATGGAGTATTGGAAGAATTACCAGAGACTTTATGTGACCTGTGTAATTTGCAAACTCTAAATTTGTCATATTGCTCTTCACTTTCAAGGCTACCAGAAAGGATGGAGAAACTACTAAATTTAAAACATCTCTATTTAAGGGAGTGTTTTAAATTAAAAGGACTCTCAAAAGGTATTGGTAATTTGACTTGCCTTCAAACATTAGATATGTTGGCTATTCCTAACGATGAGAATAAGAATAAAGGAGAATATTTTGATATACAGGATTTAGAAAAAATGAAGAGCCTTCGATTTAGTAATGTGTTTCAAATAAAGGATTGTGGAAATATAAAAAATGTGGAGGATGCAAAGAAAatagatttgaaaaaaaatgaccaaatttcttttttaattctTGATTTTGGAAGGATTGAAGATCAAAATAATGAATTTGGAGATGATATAAAGATATTCGAAGCTTTGGAGCCACACACAAACTTGAAAATGTTACGCATTGAGGATTTCATGGGGGCCAGCTTGTCTCCACGCCCCAAATGGTTGATGTCATTGGTTAATCTAAAACAAATATGCCTCTACTCTTGTGTGAATTGTGAGATCTTACCTTCTTTTGGAAAGCTGCCAGTTCTCGAGAAGCTATCCGTAAGTGGCATGAATAATGTAAAAAAGTTGGGCCTTGAATTCTATggaatagaagagaaaaaagaCCAAGAAGATGGGGACACAGAAATGGATAGAGT AAAAGTGGGAATGGAGCAACATTACATCAACAATAAGAATAATGCCATGTCTAATGCACTTGGAATTTTGGAAATGTCCGAGTCTACAAGAACTACCTCAGTTTTTGCAAACAATAACCTCACTCAAACAATTATCCATACGTAA
- the LOC133802223 gene encoding putative disease resistance protein RGA1 isoform X2, whose translation MMNIIYYISDHVVSQFISIIVNQLCFQTLSIDAQRIAMAEALVSGLIQELVSLAFQRLEEEVRLVKDVDEDVQQLKTNFEAIHAVLEDAERRQFADQSVRKWMDRLKDVSFDMDTVLDEWSTAILKLKIDQKQQGVALAVEQLVEHGLSSNAIMV comes from the exons ATGATGAATATAATATACTACATATCAGATCATGTTGTTTCTCAATTCATTTCTATTATTGTGAATCAACTCTGTTTTCAGACTCTAAGCATTGATGCTCAAAGAATTGCCATGGCTGAGGCTCTAGTTTCTGGTCTCATACAGGAGCTTGTTTCACTAGCTTTTCAACGACTTGAAGAAGAGGTGAGACTGGTGAAGGACGTGGATGAAGATGTTCAACAGTTGAAGACCAATTTCGAAGCTATTCATGCTGTGCTCGAAGATGCGGAAAGAAGACAATTTGCTGATCAAAGCGTGAGAAAATGGATGGATAGGCTGAAAGATGTGTCGTTCGACATGGATACCGTGTTGGATGAGTGGAGCACTGCTATTTTGAAACTCAAAATAGATCAGAAACAACAAG gtgtggctttagctgttgagcaacttgtggagcacggactcagtagcaatgcaataatggtttag
- the LOC133802223 gene encoding putative disease resistance protein RGA3 isoform X1 encodes MERPRTTSFVIETDIFGRGNDKDKLVSRLLAGDSCTHLDQKFNIIPIIGMGGMGKTTLAQLVYNDEKVKDHFDLRIWVCVSEPFEEIKIAKAIVESIEDSAPNINELENLLQYMCKCIEGKRYLLILDDVWTEDRQKWELLRIPLKCGGVGSRILVTTRKKEVAVVMEVAAESVITLEELSEEHCWSIFKKLAFFERNEDECQVLEEVGQKIARKAKGSPLVAKILRSLMCSKKTKTQWEDVLSSELWQSKDFKSIFTPFFLSYYDLSAKEKRCFSYCSLFPKDYEFFRDHLVEMWMSQSFVGCGNNSKKEGHDCFETLVMRSFFQDFIKDGLDGVITRCKMHDIVHDFAQFLTSDECVTLVVDDNIEEKLKLLDEKARHLCLEVGAGTKVPVMKYKRMNQKNLRSLLLTLPYRGTTISVDASMFSDLVFLRTLTLRSCGIKKLPKSIGNLLHLRYLNLFNNEKLEELPDVDCIFGQRRENVKNDETFKRNKTTQTVLKRKQITHTIFIVVQPQYVGNSLIHLEL; translated from the coding sequence ATGGAGCGACCTAGGACAACCTCGTTTGTTATTGAAACTGACATATTTGGGCGAGGTAATGATAAGGACAAGTTGGTTAGTAGGCTGTTAGCTGGGGATAGTTGTACTCATCTGGATCAAAAATTCAATATTATTCCTATTATAGGGATGGGGGGAATGGGGAAGACTACTCTAGCCCAGTTGGTGTATAATGATGAGAAGGTCAAGGATCACTTCGATCTTAGAATTTGGGTATGTGTTTCGGAACCATTTGAAGAGATTAAGATTGCAAAAGCCATTGTTGAATCCATTGAAGATAGTGCCCCAAATATCAATGAATTAGAAAACTTGCTCCAATATATGTGCAAGTGTATTGAAGGAAAGAGGTATCTTCTTATCTTGGATGATGTGTGGACTGAGGATAGGCAGAAGTGGGAGCTATTAAGGATTCCTTTGAAGTGTGGTGGTGTGGGAAGTCGAATACTTGTTACTACAAGGAAAAAGGAAGTTGCTGTTGTAATGGAAGTCGCGGCAGAGAGCGTGATTACATTGGAGGAGCTGTCTGAAGAGCATTGTTGGTCAATATTTAAGAAACTTGCATTCTTTGAAAGAAATGAGGATGAGTGCCAAGTACTAGAAGAAGTTGGTCAAAAAATTGCTAGAAAGGCCAAGGGTTCACCTCTTGTTGCAAAAATTTTGAGAAGTCTTATGTGCTCTAAAAAGACCAAAACCCAATGGGAGGATGTTCTAAGTAGTGAATTGTGGCAATCCAAAGATTTTAAAAGCATCTTTACTCCTTTCTTCTTAAGTTATTATGACTTGTCTGCAAAAGAAAAACGATGTTTCTCGTATTGTTCATTATTTCCAAAGGATTATGAATTTTTCAGAGATCACTTGGTTGAGATGTGGATGTCGCAAAGTTTTGTAGGATGTGGCAATAACTCAAAAAAAGAAGGTCATGATTGTTTTGAAACTTTAGTCATGAGATCCTTCTTTCAAGATTTTATAAAAGATGGTCTTGATGGTGTTATCACCCGTTGCAAGATGCATGACATAGTGCATGACTTTGCTCAATTTTTGACAAGTGATGAATGTGTTACTTTGGTAGTTGATGACAATATTGAAGAGAAGTTGAAACTACTTGATGAAAAGGCTCGTCATTTATGCTTGGAAGTCGGAGCTGGCACAAAAGTTCCTGTCATGAAATACAAAAGAATGAATCAAAAGAATCTTCGCTCCTTATTACTTACTTTGCCATATAGAGGAACTACTATTAGTGTTGATGCATCAATGTTCTCAGATCTTGTATTCCTTCGAACATTAACTTTGAGAAGTTGTGGGATTAAGAAATTACCAAAGAGTATTGGCAATTTGCTACATTTGAGATATCTGAATTTATTCAACAATGAAAAATTGGAAGAATTACCAGATGTTGActgcatttttggccaacgacgtgagaacgtcaaaaacgatgaaaccttcaagagaaataaaacgacacagacggttttgaaAAGAAAGCAAAtaacacacacaatttttatagtggttcagccccaatatgttggtaatagcctaatccacttagagttgtga